The DNA segment ACCTACTTGGGCATTTTGTTCTTAATTGCTTGGTATGGAGACCGACAAACCCACAAAGTGGCGCGCTGGCGACCATGGATATACAGCCTCTCAATAGCGGTTTACTGCACCTCTTGGTCATTTTACGGCACGGTCGGTCAAGCCAGCAGTAACCCCTGGTCGTTCCTTCCTATCTATCTTGCTCCTATATTGGTGTTCGTTTTTGGTTGGCGGATGTTAGCTCGATTGATTCTAGTCGCCAAGCGAGAGCACATCACGTCGATAGCGGATTTTATCGCTGCTCGCTATGGCAAATCTCAAGGAATTGCCGTTGCTGTCACCTTAATATCGGTGGCGGGTATCTTGCCTTATATCGCACTGCAACTGCGTGGTATCACCATGGGGTTGGATGTTGTTGCCCCTCAATTGACCGAGCAACTGGGCTATGGAGAAGGTCATGTCTCTTGGTTTGTTGTTGGTATGCTGGCGATATTCACCATGCTGTTCGGCACACGACATATTGATAATACCGAGCACCATCGCGGTATGATGCTGGCAATCGCATTCGAATCTATCGTTAAATTGTTCGCTTTCTTGGTGGTGGGATTATTCATTGTGTATCTCGCGATGAGTAGTAGTGACATTGAGTTAGTTTCTACGGCCATTCACACCTATCAAGCCCCAAATGTACCAACGTTAATCATTCACACCGGTCTCACCATGATGGCAATTCTGTGTTTGCCGCGCCAGTTTCACACCACAGTGGTGGAGAATGAACGAGCTCAAGACTTGCACACCGCGCGTTGGCTGTTTCCCCTTTATTTGATCGCTATGGGGTTGTTTGTACTGCCGATTGCTTGGGTTGGACAGAGCTTACTCCCTGCAAGCCCACCGGATAGTTATGTCATCAGTGTACCGATGGCAGCAGGTGCCGATTTTATCGCTTTACTCGCTTTTCTGGGGGGAACTTCCGCTGCGAGTGGGATGGTGATTGTTTCTACCATTGCGCTGGCGATCATGGTCTCGAATGACTTGGTGATGCCGCTGATCCTGCGTCGTATGCGATTAACCCAGAGAACGTTCCGCCACTTTTCTGGGTTGCTTCTTATTATTCGTCGCGCTCTTATCTTGATCTTGTTGCTCGGCGCTTGGGGCTTTTATCAAGCCTTAGATAGCATTCAATCTCTTTCAGCGATTGGCTTTCTCTCCTTTGCAGCGATAACCCAATTTGCCCCTGCTCTAATTGGCGGTATGTACTGGCGAGAAGGCAACAAGAAAGGGGTGTACACCGGCCTAGCTGTCGGCTTCGGTTTATGGCTGGTCACACTGATGAGCCAGACAGGGCTTCTTGCAGGCAGCGCTGAAACGAACCTGTTGTTATGGGTGATTACGCCACCGGACTATTTTGCACAAATAGGCATTCAGGTTTCGGACTGGGGAATGTTAATGAGCCTAGTCGCAAACACCACCTGCTATATCGTTATCTCTCTAGTGACACGTTCTTCTTTGAGTGAGCGACTTCAATCGGCGGCATTTGTGGGTACGCCTCTACCTGAAAATGAAAACATGAGTCTGTATCAAAGCCGAGTCACCGTGGCTGAGTTGGAGATGGTGGCTTCACGTTTCGTTGGACGCAGGCGTGTTAAAAAGGGCTTTGAGACTTTTTATGAGCACAACCGAGAGCGATTGCTTCCCAACCAGCAAGCACCTTCTAGCCTGATTCGCCATACCGAAAGGTTGTTGGCGGGAGTGTTTGGTGCGTCTTCCGCTAAGTTGGTTCTGACCTCTGCGCTGCAAGGACGCAATATGCAGTTAGAGGAGGTTGCCACCATCGTGGATGAGGCTTCTGAGCTGTATGACTTCAGTCGAGGGTTGCTACAAGGAGCGATTGAGCACATTGGGCAGGGAATTGCGGTGGTTGATAAGCAGTTGCGACTGGTGGCGTGGAATCAGCGTTATTTAGAGTTATTTGTCTTTCCTACGGGCTTAATTCAGGTGGGTAGACCGATTGCTGATGTGATTCGCCACAATGCGCAGCAAGGGCTGTGTGGCCCTGGCGATCCTGAAGATCATGTCAGGCGGCGGATTTTTCACTTAGAGCAAGGTACACGACATACCTCATCGCGTATTCGTCCTGATGGTCGTGTGATTGAGGTGCAAGGTAATCCAATGCCCGGAGGTGGCTTTGTCATGAGCTTCACTGACATCACGGTGTTCCGTGAGGCTGAGCAGGCGTTAAAAGATGCCAATGAGAGGCTGG comes from the Vibrio astriarenae genome and includes:
- a CDS encoding PAS domain-containing hybrid sensor histidine kinase/response regulator, yielding MQGWIVIPVSLTYLGILFLIAWYGDRQTHKVARWRPWIYSLSIAVYCTSWSFYGTVGQASSNPWSFLPIYLAPILVFVFGWRMLARLILVAKREHITSIADFIAARYGKSQGIAVAVTLISVAGILPYIALQLRGITMGLDVVAPQLTEQLGYGEGHVSWFVVGMLAIFTMLFGTRHIDNTEHHRGMMLAIAFESIVKLFAFLVVGLFIVYLAMSSSDIELVSTAIHTYQAPNVPTLIIHTGLTMMAILCLPRQFHTTVVENERAQDLHTARWLFPLYLIAMGLFVLPIAWVGQSLLPASPPDSYVISVPMAAGADFIALLAFLGGTSAASGMVIVSTIALAIMVSNDLVMPLILRRMRLTQRTFRHFSGLLLIIRRALILILLLGAWGFYQALDSIQSLSAIGFLSFAAITQFAPALIGGMYWREGNKKGVYTGLAVGFGLWLVTLMSQTGLLAGSAETNLLLWVITPPDYFAQIGIQVSDWGMLMSLVANTTCYIVISLVTRSSLSERLQSAAFVGTPLPENENMSLYQSRVTVAELEMVASRFVGRRRVKKGFETFYEHNRERLLPNQQAPSSLIRHTERLLAGVFGASSAKLVLTSALQGRNMQLEEVATIVDEASELYDFSRGLLQGAIEHIGQGIAVVDKQLRLVAWNQRYLELFVFPTGLIQVGRPIADVIRHNAQQGLCGPGDPEDHVRRRIFHLEQGTRHTSSRIRPDGRVIEVQGNPMPGGGFVMSFTDITVFREAEQALKDANERLEERVQERTHELELLNKQLVTATQRSDMESKSKSRFLAAVSHDLMQPLNAARLFASSLTEVANDSETQRLSGHIESALGAAEELIGDLLDISRLESGKLDVHVRSFAIADVLNNLNAEFSALSKEQQIDFVMIPSSLWAKSDPKLLRRVIQNFLTNAFRYNPKGKVVLGVRRVAHTLRIEVWDNGQGIDEDKQQEIFEEFNRGNQVRSDQGLGLGLAISKGIAHVLGHQISMRSWPERGSVFSITLNQAVPKLEIPKVQVAQSPSDMSHLKVLCVDNEPDILVGMDNLLSRWGCDVKLASDLVESLQGIDDHWQPDVILSDYRLDHGRTGLEVLQQCRLRLGDSFKGVIISADRTDEMMQTIKASGFGFIAKPVKPLKLRAVLNTAKPRE